The Streptomyces sp. B3I8 nucleotide sequence CGGCGACGCCCTCGGCGGACCGGTCGAGGGCCACAGCCCCGAGCAGATCACCGAGCGGCACGGCGGCCTGATCCACGGCATCGTCGGCCCCTGGGACGGCGACCGCTGGCGCACCGCCCGCCCCCTCGCCCCGTACCACAAGGGCGACGGCCACGTCACCGACGACACCTTGATGACCCACGCGTTGGTGCGGGTGTACGCCGCCGTCCGTGACCACCTGGACGCGTACGCGGTCGCCGAGCGCCTGGTCCCCGAACTGATCGAACACCCGCGCTGGATCCCGGAACTGGAGGCCGAGGCGCTCCCGTTGCAGCGCGTCTTCCTCGCCGAGAAGTGGCTCGTGGCCCGGCTGCACTACGGCCACGTCGATCCCCGTGAGGCCGGCACCGGCAACATCGTCAACTGCGGGGCGGCGATGTACATGGCCCCGGTCGGACTGGTCAACGCGGCCCACCCGGCGGGCGCGTACGCCGAGGCGCTCGACGTGGCGGGCGCGCACCAGTCGTCGTACGGCAGGGAGGCGGCCGGGGTGTTCGCGGCGGCGGTCGCGGCGGCCTGCGCGCCGGGCGCGACCCCCGGCTCGGTGGTGGCCGCCTGTCTGTCACTGGCGAAGGACGGCACCCGGGCGGCGATCGAGGCGGTGTGCGAAACGGCCGCCCGGTACACGGACTTCGAGTCGGCGCTGCGCCCGCTGCGGCGGGCCGTGGCGCCGTACGACACCGTCGGCCCCGACTACCGCGCCCCCTCGCTCGGCGCCCGCCGCCCCTCGCGGCTGCACGCGATCGAGGAACTGCCCGTCGCGCTGGGGATGCTGGTGGTCTCCGGTGGCGAATACCGGCACGCGGTGCTCGGCTCGGTCAACTACGGCCGGGACTGCGACTCCATCGCCACCATGGCGGGCGCGCTCACGGGCGCGCTGGGCTCGCCCGTGCCGGACGACTGGGCGAAGACGGTCGCCGAAGCGAGCCGCCTGGACCTGACCGCCCCGGCGCGGACCCTCACGGAAGTCGCACGCGAGGTGTTCACGCGGGACGTGGCCCGGCGCCGGGCGCACGAGGCCGCGTTCGAGGCGCTCCTCGGCGGGACGCGGGACGAGGCCGGGTGCGAACGGCTCCT carries:
- a CDS encoding ADP-ribosylglycohydrolase family protein, coding for MTPTLDERITGALVGAAVGDALGGPVEGHSPEQITERHGGLIHGIVGPWDGDRWRTARPLAPYHKGDGHVTDDTLMTHALVRVYAAVRDHLDAYAVAERLVPELIEHPRWIPELEAEALPLQRVFLAEKWLVARLHYGHVDPREAGTGNIVNCGAAMYMAPVGLVNAAHPAGAYAEALDVAGAHQSSYGREAAGVFAAAVAAACAPGATPGSVVAACLSLAKDGTRAAIEAVCETAARYTDFESALRPLRRAVAPYDTVGPDYRAPSLGARRPSRLHAIEELPVALGMLVVSGGEYRHAVLGSVNYGRDCDSIATMAGALTGALGSPVPDDWAKTVAEASRLDLTAPARTLTEVAREVFTRDVARRRAHEAAFEALLGGTRDEAGCERLLDGTGG